One genomic segment of Catalinimonas alkaloidigena includes these proteins:
- the aspS gene encoding aspartate--tRNA ligase, whose product MLRTHTCGELRIEDVNKEVTLSGWTQRVRDKGGVIWIDLRDRYGLTQLIFKAGVDTHGETAAELIDKAREVGREFVLQAKGKVIERVSKNPKMPTGDVELEVSELKILNTSKVPPFTVEDDTDGGEDLRMKYRYLDLRRGVVRNKLHLRHKMMQHTRRFLDGQHFIEVETPVLIKSTPEGARDFVVPSRMHPGEFYALPQSPQTFKQLLMVSGFDRYFQIVKCFRDEDLRADRQPEFTQIDCEMSFVTQEDILNTFEELTKYLFKEVKGVEITDFPRMDYADAMKYYGSDKPDTRFEMKFTELNEIAQGKGFKVFDSTELVVGICAEGCAEYSRKQVDALTEFVTRPQVGAKGLVYVKCNADGTFKSSVDKFFSADDLKGWMEAMGGKPGDLLLILAGETHKTRKALNELRLHMGNELGLRDKNTFKPLWVVDFPLLEWDEEMERFHAMHHPFTSPKPEDIEKLESNPGAVRANAYDLVINGVEIGGGSIRIHNRELQNTMFNKLGFSQEEAQKQFGFLMDAFEYGAPPHGGIAFGFDRMCALFDGADSIRDYIAFPKNNAGRDVMIDTPSTISEEQLRELEIMVKRSS is encoded by the coding sequence ATGCTACGTACGCATACCTGCGGAGAACTTCGGATTGAAGATGTAAATAAAGAAGTAACCCTTAGCGGCTGGACACAAAGGGTGAGAGATAAAGGTGGAGTAATCTGGATTGACCTGCGCGACCGGTATGGCCTTACCCAGCTTATCTTTAAAGCCGGCGTGGATACGCATGGTGAAACAGCGGCAGAGCTGATTGATAAAGCCCGGGAAGTGGGTCGTGAATTTGTTCTTCAGGCAAAAGGAAAGGTGATAGAAAGGGTATCCAAAAACCCTAAAATGCCCACCGGCGATGTGGAATTGGAAGTTAGTGAGCTGAAAATACTTAATACCTCCAAAGTTCCTCCCTTTACTGTCGAAGATGATACCGATGGAGGTGAAGACCTGCGGATGAAGTACCGCTATCTGGATCTGCGCCGAGGTGTAGTGCGTAATAAACTCCACCTACGCCACAAAATGATGCAGCATACCCGCCGCTTTTTGGATGGGCAACATTTTATAGAAGTAGAAACCCCGGTCTTGATCAAATCTACGCCCGAAGGAGCGCGCGATTTTGTGGTGCCTTCCCGTATGCATCCGGGGGAGTTTTATGCCTTGCCCCAGTCTCCTCAGACGTTTAAGCAGTTGCTGATGGTTTCCGGCTTTGACCGCTACTTCCAGATTGTCAAGTGCTTCCGTGATGAAGACTTACGTGCCGACCGCCAGCCGGAGTTCACCCAGATAGACTGCGAAATGTCCTTTGTGACGCAGGAAGATATTCTCAATACCTTTGAAGAGCTTACCAAATACCTTTTCAAAGAGGTAAAAGGTGTGGAGATTACGGATTTTCCACGGATGGACTATGCCGATGCCATGAAGTATTACGGTTCAGATAAGCCAGACACCCGTTTTGAGATGAAATTTACTGAGTTGAATGAGATAGCTCAAGGCAAAGGCTTCAAGGTATTTGACAGCACTGAGCTGGTCGTGGGGATTTGCGCGGAAGGCTGTGCTGAGTACAGCCGAAAGCAGGTAGATGCCCTGACCGAATTTGTGACCCGACCGCAGGTAGGTGCTAAAGGCCTGGTCTACGTAAAATGTAATGCGGATGGTACTTTCAAGTCTTCAGTAGATAAATTCTTCTCTGCCGATGACCTCAAAGGCTGGATGGAAGCAATGGGTGGTAAGCCCGGCGATTTACTGCTAATTTTGGCAGGCGAAACCCATAAAACCCGTAAAGCACTCAACGAATTACGCCTGCATATGGGAAATGAGCTTGGGTTGAGAGATAAAAACACTTTCAAGCCACTTTGGGTAGTAGACTTTCCTCTGCTGGAGTGGGATGAGGAAATGGAGCGCTTCCATGCTATGCACCACCCTTTTACCTCGCCCAAGCCTGAAGATATTGAAAAATTAGAAAGCAATCCGGGGGCAGTCAGGGCTAATGCTTATGACCTGGTGATCAATGGAGTAGAGATTGGTGGAGGCTCCATCAGAATACATAATAGAGAGTTACAAAACACTATGTTCAACAAATTAGGCTTTAGCCAGGAAGAAGCGCAGAAGCAGTTTGGCTTCCTGATGGATGCCTTTGAATATGGCGCCCCTCCTCACGGTGGTATCGCCTTTGGCTTTGACCGTATGTGTGCCCTCTTTGATGGAGCGGATTCTATCCGTGATTATATCGCATTCCCTAAAAACAATGCCGGGCGTGATGTGATGATAGATACACCTTCTACCATCTCCGAGGAGCAGCTAAGAGAACTGGAAATTATGGTGAAGCGGTCATCGTGA
- a CDS encoding DUF427 domain-containing protein, giving the protein MKKIQPKAGQESVWDYPRPPRLEDTSKHVRVVFNGEVIADSNRARRVLETSHPPVYYIPPEDINNDFLKPDSHSSFCEFKGMAKYYSLEVNGKKVEHAGWYYPEPTERFASLKDYVAFYPSKMDACYVADEKVQPQEGDFYGGWITKDIVGPFKGGQGTWGW; this is encoded by the coding sequence ATGAAAAAAATACAGCCCAAAGCAGGACAGGAGTCTGTCTGGGATTATCCGCGTCCGCCAAGATTAGAAGATACCAGCAAACATGTGCGAGTAGTTTTTAATGGAGAAGTGATAGCTGATAGTAATCGTGCCAGGCGGGTGCTGGAAACCAGTCATCCTCCGGTATATTATATTCCACCGGAAGACATAAATAATGATTTTTTAAAACCTGATTCCCATAGTAGCTTCTGTGAATTCAAAGGTATGGCTAAGTACTATTCGCTGGAGGTAAATGGTAAGAAAGTTGAGCATGCCGGATGGTATTATCCTGAACCAACTGAGCGCTTTGCATCGTTAAAGGATTATGTGGCTTTTTATCCTTCCAAGATGGATGCCTGTTATGTAGCTGATGAAAAAGTGCAGCCGCAGGAAGGAGACTTCTACGGAGGTTGGATTACAAAAGATATTGTAGGGCCATTTAAGGGTGGACAGGGAACTTGGGGATGGTAG
- a CDS encoding DUF4920 domain-containing protein: MYKYLIVLNLLLFPVLAATAQKAENFGTEILDEGALQPAEFIQEMDGKIEQEVKLSAKVNDVCQVKGCWMTLDLENGEEVMVRFKDYGFFVPKNASGKTAIVEGRAYFDEVPVETLRHYAEDAGKSQEEINAITEPEMRLSFVADGVILKQE, encoded by the coding sequence ATGTACAAATATCTGATTGTGTTAAACTTACTACTGTTTCCTGTATTGGCAGCAACAGCTCAGAAAGCTGAAAATTTCGGTACTGAAATCCTGGATGAAGGTGCTCTTCAGCCTGCCGAATTTATTCAGGAAATGGATGGTAAGATAGAACAGGAGGTTAAACTTTCTGCCAAAGTTAATGATGTTTGTCAGGTGAAAGGCTGCTGGATGACACTTGATCTTGAGAATGGTGAAGAAGTAATGGTTCGCTTCAAGGATTATGGTTTTTTTGTGCCTAAAAATGCGAGTGGCAAAACAGCCATAGTAGAAGGCCGAGCCTATTTTGATGAGGTTCCTGTAGAGACTTTACGTCATTATGCAGAAGACGCCGGCAAATCCCAGGAAGAAATTAATGCCATCACAGAGCCGGAAATGCGCCTTTCTTTTGTTGCCGATGGCGTAATTCTTAAACAAGAATAA
- the ald gene encoding alanine dehydrogenase: MIVGVPKEIKNNENRVGLTPAGVKELTKLGHTVKVQRTAGEGSGFTDELYEEAGASILPDIASVYGEAEMIIKVKEPIEPEYKLIKKDQLVFTYFHFASSEALTKAMIETGAICLAYETVELPDRSLPLLVPMSEVAGRMAIQQGAKYLEKPLKGRGILLGGVPGVRPAKVLILGGGIVGMQAAKMAAGLGADVTIMDTNLNRLRYLSDILPANVSTMMSNEYNIRAMLGQVDLIVGAVLIPGAKAPKLITRDMLKDMQPGAVLVDVAVDQGGCIETCTPTTHEKPTFIIDDVVHYCVANMPGAVPYTSTIALNNATLPYAIQLANLGWEKACATMEPLKKGLNVVKGDVVYQSVAEAFNMPFVEVEKYIEKATV, translated from the coding sequence ATGATTGTTGGAGTTCCTAAGGAAATTAAAAATAATGAAAACCGCGTAGGTTTGACGCCAGCCGGTGTAAAAGAACTGACAAAATTAGGGCATACTGTTAAAGTACAGCGTACTGCTGGTGAGGGTAGTGGTTTTACGGATGAGCTGTACGAAGAAGCGGGTGCAAGTATACTACCGGATATAGCGTCAGTATATGGAGAGGCTGAGATGATTATCAAAGTCAAAGAGCCTATAGAACCTGAATATAAGTTGATCAAAAAAGATCAATTGGTATTCACTTATTTTCACTTTGCTTCCAGTGAAGCGCTGACCAAAGCCATGATTGAAACTGGGGCTATTTGTCTGGCTTATGAAACAGTGGAGTTACCGGATCGTAGCTTGCCTTTGTTAGTTCCCATGTCAGAGGTAGCCGGTCGCATGGCCATTCAGCAGGGGGCCAAATACCTGGAAAAACCACTCAAAGGCCGTGGAATTTTACTGGGAGGTGTGCCTGGTGTAAGGCCGGCGAAAGTACTCATTTTAGGAGGGGGTATTGTAGGCATGCAAGCAGCTAAGATGGCTGCCGGGCTGGGTGCAGACGTTACCATCATGGATACTAATCTCAACCGTCTTCGCTATCTGTCTGATATTCTGCCTGCCAATGTTTCTACCATGATGTCTAACGAATACAATATTAGGGCTATGCTCGGGCAGGTAGATTTGATCGTCGGAGCGGTGCTTATTCCCGGGGCTAAGGCGCCCAAGCTGATCACCAGAGATATGCTCAAAGATATGCAGCCCGGTGCCGTATTGGTTGACGTAGCGGTGGATCAGGGGGGATGTATTGAAACCTGTACGCCTACAACACATGAAAAGCCGACATTTATCATTGACGATGTCGTTCACTATTGTGTAGCCAATATGCCTGGGGCAGTGCCTTATACTTCTACCATCGCACTTAACAACGCTACTCTGCCTTATGCTATTCAACTGGCAAATCTGGGGTGGGAAAAAGCTTGTGCCACAATGGAGCCTCTAAAGAAAGGTCTAAATGTCGTGAAAGGAGATGTAGTATACCAAAGCGTAGCGGAAGCTTTTAACATGCCTTTTGTAGAAGTGGAAAAATATATTGAGAAGGCTACCGTTTAG
- a CDS encoding type I restriction enzyme HsdR N-terminal domain-containing protein codes for MVNLNLPSYDYKVQKVGGKAVIYDIIRRKYVALTPEEWVRQHLIHFLINHLSFPKALIKVEGGLMYNKLAKRTDAVVFDRQGKPLLLLECKSFKVPIDQRVFEQSSIYNGTLKASYLLLSNGLEHYCCQIDHQRKSFSFMDTLPDFEEICTT; via the coding sequence ATGGTAAACCTCAATTTACCTTCCTACGACTACAAAGTACAAAAAGTAGGAGGAAAAGCTGTTATCTATGACATTATCAGAAGAAAATATGTAGCCCTCACACCAGAAGAATGGGTGCGACAGCATCTGATACACTTCCTGATCAACCATTTGTCTTTTCCCAAGGCATTAATCAAGGTAGAGGGAGGATTAATGTACAACAAGCTGGCCAAAAGAACAGATGCAGTAGTATTTGACAGGCAGGGAAAACCATTACTTCTTCTGGAATGTAAGTCTTTTAAAGTGCCGATTGATCAAAGGGTATTTGAACAGTCTTCTATTTATAATGGCACATTGAAAGCTTCTTATCTACTATTGTCTAATGGATTGGAACATTACTGCTGCCAGATAGATCATCAGAGAAAATCGTTTTCTTTTATGGATACGCTTCCTGATTTTGAGGAAATCTGCACCACATAA
- a CDS encoding AMP nucleosidase, whose translation MKDKQAIVQDWLPRYTGTALDAFGEYILLTNFFNYVEMFATQFNVEIKGIGRPMQTATANNITMINFGMGSANAATVMDLLSAIKPAAALFLGKCGGLKKTQVGDLILPIAAIRGEGTSDDYMPPEVPALPSFRLQRAVSSMIKKHQLDYWTGTIYTTNRRVWEHDKGFKKYLKKIRALGIDMETATLFIVGFMNKIPHGALLLVSDLPMIAEGVKTEKSDAEVTSRFAAKHVQIGIDALLELINSGESVKHLRFE comes from the coding sequence ATGAAAGATAAACAAGCAATAGTTCAGGATTGGCTCCCCCGCTACACTGGTACGGCCCTGGATGCGTTTGGTGAGTATATTCTCCTTACCAATTTTTTTAATTATGTAGAGATGTTTGCCACCCAGTTTAATGTGGAAATTAAAGGCATTGGCCGCCCTATGCAGACCGCTACTGCTAATAATATTACCATGATCAACTTTGGCATGGGAAGTGCCAATGCGGCAACGGTGATGGATTTATTGTCAGCGATCAAGCCTGCAGCTGCGCTTTTTTTGGGCAAGTGTGGTGGGCTAAAAAAAACACAAGTCGGTGACTTGATCCTTCCTATCGCTGCCATTCGCGGTGAAGGTACCAGCGATGACTATATGCCTCCTGAGGTTCCTGCCCTACCCTCGTTCCGACTGCAACGCGCAGTCTCTTCCATGATCAAAAAACACCAGTTAGATTACTGGACGGGAACCATTTATACTACCAACCGCCGGGTATGGGAGCACGATAAAGGTTTTAAAAAATACTTAAAAAAAATTAGGGCGCTGGGAATCGATATGGAAACGGCTACCTTGTTTATTGTTGGCTTTATGAATAAAATTCCTCACGGAGCTTTGCTCCTGGTATCAGATTTGCCTATGATTGCGGAAGGAGTAAAAACAGAAAAAAGTGACGCTGAAGTGACCAGCCGTTTTGCCGCCAAACATGTGCAGATTGGTATTGATGCACTTCTGGAGCTCATTAACTCCGGAGAATCTGTAAAACATCTTCGTTTTGAGTAA
- a CDS encoding SLC13 family permease: MLPIAWQQFIVLGGILVLFVCIYREWIRPSLGFLLTVLVFVILSIITPEEMLSGFSNQSIGSIVLLILISAALRKNFQVEAVIESIYKFGRRHAVLSYRSFLFRMMIQVAVFSSFINNTPIVALMTPYVFNWGKRNNISPSKLLIPLSYATIMGGMLTIIGTSTTLVLNGFMLDYNIAYLNAIDLLYIGGAVCFTGILLIGIVGHRLLPDNKDILESFSKNKREYLVETILEHNSPLRGKTIVEAGLRSLKGVYLVEIIRSEETLSPVEPTEKIVENDVLIFAGDTENIVELLNNGRGLVLPKPADTRNEDKVNIMEAVVGTNSSLVGHTPKEMKFRKRYDAAIVAIHRNGERLSGKIGDIQLSQGDLLLLYAGKEFKDRVDLYRDIFIVSQVKEFLRPNRRKVTSFLIVALAAIAMVVFGYFTLFVSLLIIFAIMIALRMVSINDIKNEIDINMISILVFSLAIGQAMIKTGSGDLIATGLLNLTQGFGTMGILASLLVITTILTSFITNVGAVSITFPLAYSISNSLGVDGMPFYLGIAYAASAAFLTPIGYQTNLIVYGPGGYTFKDFMRIGLPVCIVYLLTVLLMINWLFADVL; encoded by the coding sequence ATGTTACCAATTGCATGGCAGCAGTTCATTGTATTAGGGGGTATTCTTGTATTATTCGTTTGCATCTACAGAGAATGGATCAGGCCTTCACTGGGTTTTTTGCTCACAGTGCTTGTATTTGTTATTCTTAGTATCATTACCCCTGAGGAGATGCTCTCCGGTTTTTCTAATCAGTCTATCGGCAGCATCGTTTTGCTCATCCTCATTAGCGCTGCACTTCGTAAAAATTTTCAGGTAGAAGCGGTTATTGAAAGCATTTACAAATTTGGAAGAAGGCATGCTGTACTTAGCTATCGTTCTTTTTTATTCAGAATGATGATACAAGTAGCCGTATTTTCATCTTTTATTAATAATACCCCTATCGTTGCTCTCATGACCCCATATGTATTTAACTGGGGTAAACGAAACAACATATCTCCTTCCAAACTACTGATTCCTTTGTCATACGCAACCATTATGGGGGGGATGCTTACCATAATCGGAACCTCAACTACATTGGTACTTAATGGCTTTATGCTGGATTACAACATTGCCTACTTAAATGCTATAGACCTGCTTTATATTGGTGGTGCAGTTTGTTTTACTGGTATTTTACTTATTGGTATTGTAGGCCACAGGCTTCTGCCGGACAACAAAGATATACTGGAAAGCTTTAGTAAGAATAAGCGTGAGTATCTGGTAGAGACGATACTTGAGCATAATTCTCCTTTAAGAGGTAAAACTATCGTAGAAGCAGGACTGAGAAGCCTTAAAGGGGTTTACCTGGTTGAGATTATTCGTAGTGAAGAAACCTTATCTCCGGTAGAGCCTACCGAAAAAATAGTAGAGAATGATGTTTTAATTTTTGCCGGGGATACAGAGAATATCGTAGAGCTCCTAAACAATGGGCGAGGACTGGTTTTACCCAAGCCTGCCGATACCCGTAATGAGGACAAAGTAAATATTATGGAGGCTGTAGTGGGAACAAATTCCAGCCTTGTAGGACATACTCCTAAAGAAATGAAGTTTCGTAAGCGCTATGATGCAGCAATTGTGGCGATACACAGAAATGGTGAGCGACTGAGTGGAAAAATAGGAGACATACAATTGAGCCAGGGGGATTTATTGCTGCTGTATGCCGGAAAAGAGTTTAAAGATAGAGTTGATCTGTACCGCGATATATTTATCGTCTCTCAGGTAAAAGAGTTTCTCAGGCCTAACAGGAGGAAGGTTACATCATTTCTGATCGTAGCACTTGCTGCCATTGCGATGGTAGTCTTCGGTTATTTTACGCTGTTTGTTTCCTTATTAATCATTTTTGCCATCATGATAGCCCTAAGGATGGTTTCTATCAATGATATCAAAAATGAGATTGATATCAATATGATTTCAATCCTGGTATTTTCGCTGGCTATTGGTCAGGCTATGATTAAAACGGGTAGTGGCGACCTTATTGCCACAGGTCTTCTAAATCTGACACAGGGATTTGGCACTATGGGAATTCTGGCTAGCCTGTTAGTCATCACCACCATACTTACTTCTTTTATCACCAATGTAGGCGCAGTGTCTATTACTTTTCCCTTAGCATATTCTATTAGTAATAGTTTGGGCGTTGATGGTATGCCTTTTTATCTGGGAATCGCCTATGCCGCTTCAGCGGCCTTCCTGACGCCTATCGGGTATCAGACCAATCTGATCGTATATGGTCCGGGTGGATATACTTTCAAGGATTTTATGAGAATAGGATTACCTGTATGTATTGTCTACTTACTCACTGTATTATTAATGATCAACTGGCTATTTGCTGATGTCCTTTGA
- a CDS encoding ExbD/TolR family protein, translating into MSKFKKKTSASQDIPTSALPDIIFMLLFFFMVTTVLRETDLLVLQRIPQAEQLSKIEKKSLVSYIYIGKPKEIERYGSEPKIQVNDVLIEPEGIVQFVNQEKDKLSEAERDQITMAMKVDREAKMGIVSDVQQELRNANALKVLYTTTPEANVQL; encoded by the coding sequence ATGTCAAAGTTTAAGAAAAAAACATCTGCCAGTCAGGATATCCCTACTTCAGCATTGCCGGATATCATTTTTATGCTGTTGTTCTTCTTTATGGTGACGACAGTGTTGAGAGAGACTGATTTATTGGTATTACAACGTATCCCTCAGGCGGAGCAACTTAGTAAAATTGAGAAAAAATCTCTCGTAAGTTATATTTACATAGGTAAGCCTAAGGAAATTGAGCGGTATGGTTCTGAGCCTAAGATTCAGGTAAATGATGTATTGATTGAACCTGAAGGAATCGTTCAGTTTGTTAACCAGGAGAAAGACAAGCTTAGCGAAGCAGAAAGAGATCAGATTACCATGGCGATGAAAGTAGATAGAGAAGCCAAAATGGGAATCGTTTCTGACGTTCAGCAAGAGCTTAGAAATGCAAACGCCCTCAAGGTGCTTTATACTACTACACCTGAGGCCAACGTTCAGTTGTAA
- a CDS encoding ExbD/TolR family protein yields the protein MARKKRGAAEVNAGSMADIAFLLLIFFLVTTTIASDKGLALRLPPKPDPNEPPPEVKFNERNLFKVLLNSQDLMLVEGEPMDDVGMLKEKVKDFVLNYGNNPDLSESPTDAVVSFKTDRGTGYEKFITVYDELKGAYYEIYAAELGITPELVRNINDAEPSVQARYDELRKEIPMQISIAEPSKAGGGN from the coding sequence ATGGCTAGAAAGAAAAGAGGTGCAGCGGAAGTAAATGCCGGCTCTATGGCTGACATTGCTTTCCTTCTGCTAATATTCTTCCTGGTAACCACTACTATTGCATCTGATAAGGGGTTGGCACTTCGCCTTCCCCCTAAGCCTGACCCTAATGAGCCTCCTCCTGAAGTAAAGTTTAATGAGCGAAATCTCTTTAAAGTACTGCTTAACTCTCAGGATCTAATGCTTGTAGAGGGAGAGCCTATGGATGACGTAGGAATGCTTAAGGAAAAAGTGAAGGATTTTGTGCTTAATTATGGTAACAACCCTGACCTTTCTGAAAGTCCTACAGACGCGGTAGTTTCATTTAAAACTGACCGTGGTACCGGGTACGAGAAATTTATTACGGTATATGATGAACTTAAAGGGGCGTATTATGAGATCTATGCTGCAGAGCTGGGCATCACTCCTGAATTAGTTCGTAATATTAACGATGCTGAACCCAGCGTACAGGCGCGTTATGACGAACTAAGAAAAGAGATCCCTATGCAGATCTCAATTGCAGAACCCAGTAAAGCAGGAGGAGGTAACTAA
- a CDS encoding MotA/TolQ/ExbB proton channel family protein, whose amino-acid sequence MKKLFALLLVTGILTFSDSQLLLAQDQMDADTTEMAEDTTAAAMEEPMEEEPAPAATSAMDEDLVDDMDEQTFHQAVKEKFIEGDWQFMSPVLICLILGLAIAIERIITLNLATTNTKKLLAKVEDALNTGGVEAAKDVTKNTRGPVASIFTQGLMRMSEGIDMVEKSIIAYGSVEMGRLEKGLVWISLFIAIAPMLGFMGTVIGMIGAFDAIEAAGDISPSLVAGGIKIALLTTVAGLIVAIILQLFYNYCVSKIDGLVNSMEDASIALVDLLVKHKLSAGSTSARVEK is encoded by the coding sequence ATGAAAAAGTTATTCGCTTTATTATTAGTAACTGGCATCCTGACCTTCAGTGATTCTCAACTACTTTTAGCTCAGGATCAGATGGACGCTGACACCACGGAGATGGCAGAGGATACAACCGCTGCTGCTATGGAAGAACCTATGGAAGAAGAGCCTGCTCCCGCTGCTACCTCAGCTATGGATGAAGACCTGGTAGATGACATGGATGAGCAAACTTTCCATCAGGCTGTAAAAGAAAAGTTTATTGAGGGAGACTGGCAATTTATGAGTCCGGTACTGATCTGTCTGATTCTTGGTCTGGCAATCGCTATTGAGAGAATTATTACCTTGAACCTGGCGACTACAAATACCAAGAAGCTTTTAGCAAAAGTAGAGGATGCGCTAAATACTGGTGGCGTTGAAGCAGCTAAAGATGTGACTAAAAACACTCGCGGACCAGTAGCCTCTATCTTTACACAAGGTCTGATGAGAATGTCAGAAGGTATTGATATGGTAGAGAAGTCTATTATTGCCTATGGCTCAGTGGAAATGGGACGTCTTGAAAAAGGATTAGTTTGGATATCTCTTTTCATCGCCATTGCCCCAATGCTTGGTTTCATGGGTACGGTAATCGGTATGATTGGTGCTTTTGATGCTATTGAAGCAGCTGGTGATATCTCTCCTTCACTTGTGGCCGGTGGTATCAAAATCGCCCTGTTAACAACTGTTGCTGGTTTGATCGTAGCGATCATCCTACAATTGTTCTACAACTACTGCGTTTCTAAAATTGATGGCTTGGTAAACTCAATGGAAGATGCTTCTATTGCTTTGGTTGACTTACTTGTTAAGCACAAATTGTCTGCTGGAAGCACCAGTGCAAGAGTTGAGAAGTAA
- a CDS encoding asparaginase produces the protein MERQNYKIVNINTASPDKPMSAVLIIYTGGTLGMSYDERGSLMPFNFSRIVEKVPSIQGFNIHITVISFPELVDSANIRPIHWVDMAYIIYENYRRYDGFVVIHGTDTMAYSASALSYMLEGLNKPVIFTGAQLPIGSKRSDAHENFITALEIASEYRDGKPVVPEVCIYFGNLLLRGNRSSKRQSIHFDAFESENYPILGEAGVVIDYNKSAIKAYEAGRKLVYHNKLDSNVAILKLFPGISRRVVESILQIPDIKGVVLETFGSGNAPTDTFMLDSLSDAIDRGVIILNISQCSGGRVIQGRYQTSRSLDDIGVISGKDMTTEAAVTKMMFLLGKESDSQEVKRLLPLPICGETY, from the coding sequence ATGGAAAGACAGAATTACAAAATAGTCAACATTAATACGGCCTCACCTGATAAACCCATGTCTGCTGTACTTATTATTTATACGGGAGGCACCCTGGGAATGTCTTATGATGAGCGTGGTTCGCTGATGCCTTTCAATTTTTCCAGAATTGTAGAGAAAGTCCCTTCTATTCAAGGCTTCAATATTCATATTACTGTCATTTCTTTTCCAGAGCTGGTAGACTCTGCTAATATACGCCCTATTCACTGGGTTGATATGGCTTATATTATTTATGAAAACTACCGCCGCTATGATGGTTTTGTAGTGATACATGGTACTGATACTATGGCTTATAGCGCTTCGGCACTCAGCTATATGCTGGAAGGGCTGAATAAGCCGGTAATCTTTACCGGTGCCCAGCTACCCATTGGCTCTAAAAGGTCTGATGCCCACGAAAACTTTATTACCGCCCTTGAGATCGCCAGTGAGTACCGTGATGGCAAGCCTGTAGTTCCGGAGGTCTGCATCTACTTTGGTAACCTCCTTTTGAGAGGAAACCGCAGCAGTAAAAGGCAGAGTATTCATTTTGATGCATTTGAGTCAGAGAACTACCCTATCCTGGGCGAAGCAGGTGTAGTGATTGACTACAATAAGTCTGCTATTAAAGCCTACGAAGCAGGACGAAAATTGGTCTACCATAATAAACTGGATTCCAATGTCGCTATTCTCAAGCTCTTTCCCGGAATTAGCAGGCGTGTAGTAGAGAGTATTTTACAGATTCCGGATATTAAGGGAGTGGTGCTTGAAACTTTTGGGTCAGGCAATGCACCTACCGATACTTTTATGCTGGATAGTCTCTCTGACGCAATTGACCGTGGGGTGATTATTCTTAATATTTCACAATGCAGCGGAGGCCGGGTGATACAGGGGAGATACCAAACCAGCAGAAGCTTGGATGACATCGGAGTTATAAGCGGTAAAGACATGACGACAGAGGCGGCTGTTACGAAGATGATGTTCCTGCTGGGCAAGGAGTCAGACTCACAGGAAGTCAAGCGTTTGCTTCCTCTTCCTATCTGTGGAGAAACTTATTAA
- a CDS encoding TatD family hydrolase, translating to MTFIDTHAHIYDEKFKDDIEDVLERCREEGVEKIYMPNIDHTSIDGMLELENRNPEQCIPMMGLHPTSVKKDFEKELYRVEEWLSKRPFAALGEIGLDYYWDTSFAEQQQEAFKIQIEWAKQYQLPIVIHTRDSFEDSIRLVEELHDEKLRGIFHCFTGSVEDAKRIKDVGFLVGLGGVSTFKNAKMDEVIPDIALDQIVLETDSPYLAPVPKRGKRNEPTYIPLIANKIAEYRKMELETLASSTTSNALSLFNSF from the coding sequence ATGACCTTCATTGATACCCACGCCCATATTTATGACGAAAAGTTTAAAGATGACATCGAGGATGTACTGGAAAGATGCCGGGAAGAGGGTGTAGAGAAGATTTACATGCCTAATATAGACCATACTTCTATAGATGGTATGCTGGAACTGGAAAACCGTAACCCTGAACAGTGTATTCCTATGATGGGACTACACCCTACGTCTGTAAAAAAAGACTTTGAAAAAGAGCTGTACCGTGTAGAAGAGTGGCTAAGCAAACGCCCTTTTGCTGCCCTGGGCGAAATCGGGCTGGATTACTACTGGGACACCAGCTTTGCCGAGCAGCAGCAGGAAGCTTTTAAAATACAGATTGAATGGGCCAAGCAATATCAGCTGCCTATTGTCATCCACACGCGGGACTCGTTTGAAGATAGCATACGGCTGGTGGAAGAATTACATGATGAAAAGCTGAGAGGCATATTTCATTGCTTTACCGGTAGTGTAGAAGATGCGAAGCGTATTAAAGATGTAGGTTTTCTGGTGGGCCTGGGAGGAGTATCTACTTTTAAAAACGCAAAAATGGACGAAGTTATTCCCGACATTGCTTTGGATCAGATCGTATTAGAAACTGACAGTCCTTACCTGGCTCCGGTACCCAAAAGAGGAAAGCGCAATGAACCTACTTACATCCCTCTGATCGCAAACAAAATCGCCGAGTATCGTAAAATGGAGTTAGAAACACTCGCAAGTAGCACAACTTCTAATGCACTTTCGTTATTTAATTCATTTTAA